The Stratiformator vulcanicus genome has a segment encoding these proteins:
- a CDS encoding MraY family glycosyltransferase has protein sequence MWQASLPELVSSTAVIAGALAVLGSVVATAAAIWVAKNIDLHDRPDGGRKAHACPIPVLGGVGVLTAFVSTSAIILWMTGWADSPYLTQQSISLFCSALLFAAIGLWDDIFPVRPWTKFVGQIVASVPFAVFGQPIDWFEFLGFHITLGGTGTVFTIFWLTACANAVNLIDGLDGLAGTLGLIATATIAVVAHRLGMETTSVLALMTAGSIVGFLCYNLPPAKIFLGDSGSLLIGYLIGALSIQSSMKTATGFALAMPLILISVPAFDVMMAILRRTLSGKGIGEGDRLHLHHRLQDRGLSRFQTLLVVSALSSMTAAITVATIVFKNDLLGMGLCAALLISLIVGRVFGHHETLLAFRKAQTVAGVIAEASGVISRRRLTLPRPNVTGWNVAVDLLREVGGDELTLSENDELGARTIRQWRQDEPVLNGIGQRWHVGIERRITPDETVTLSATGHFITEVAQDEASRAAVILQACVEAWTQELSADSGNEHDRPMILPIASPACADLPISKSA, from the coding sequence ATGTGGCAGGCGAGCCTTCCTGAACTTGTTTCTTCGACAGCCGTGATCGCCGGTGCGCTCGCAGTTCTCGGATCGGTCGTCGCAACCGCTGCCGCCATTTGGGTGGCAAAAAACATCGATTTACACGACCGGCCCGACGGCGGGCGCAAAGCGCACGCTTGTCCGATTCCGGTCCTCGGCGGCGTCGGCGTGCTCACCGCATTTGTAAGCACTTCGGCCATTATTTTGTGGATGACCGGTTGGGCTGACTCGCCCTATCTGACGCAGCAGTCGATATCGTTGTTCTGTTCCGCTTTGCTGTTTGCAGCAATCGGCCTGTGGGATGACATTTTCCCCGTCCGTCCGTGGACAAAGTTCGTTGGGCAGATCGTTGCCTCCGTTCCCTTTGCCGTGTTCGGTCAGCCGATCGATTGGTTTGAGTTCCTCGGCTTTCACATCACGCTGGGCGGGACCGGCACGGTCTTCACCATCTTCTGGCTGACGGCCTGTGCCAACGCCGTCAACTTAATCGACGGACTCGACGGTCTGGCCGGTACCCTCGGACTGATCGCAACGGCAACCATCGCGGTCGTCGCCCATCGGTTGGGAATGGAAACGACCTCTGTCCTCGCGCTAATGACGGCCGGCAGCATCGTCGGATTTCTCTGCTACAACCTGCCGCCCGCCAAGATATTTCTTGGCGACTCCGGCAGCCTGCTGATTGGTTATCTTATCGGGGCACTCTCGATTCAATCATCGATGAAGACCGCGACCGGCTTCGCTTTGGCGATGCCGCTGATATTAATTAGCGTTCCGGCGTTCGACGTGATGATGGCGATCTTGCGGCGGACGTTGTCGGGCAAAGGGATCGGCGAAGGAGATCGCCTGCACTTGCATCATCGACTTCAGGACCGCGGGCTGAGCCGCTTTCAGACGTTGCTCGTCGTATCGGCCCTGTCGTCCATGACCGCAGCCATCACTGTGGCGACGATCGTATTTAAGAATGACCTTCTCGGAATGGGCCTTTGCGCGGCGCTGCTGATCTCACTCATCGTCGGCCGGGTGTTCGGCCATCACGAAACACTGTTGGCATTTCGCAAAGCGCAAACCGTCGCGGGCGTGATTGCCGAAGCATCCGGCGTGATCAGCCGACGTCGACTGACGCTGCCGCGACCGAACGTGACCGGTTGGAATGTTGCCGTTGATCTGCTCCGGGAGGTCGGCGGCGACGAATTGACGCTCTCCGAGAATGATGAGCTCGGTGCCCGCACGATCCGACAGTGGCGACAGGATGAGCCGGTTCTCAACGGGATCGGTCAACGATGGCACGTCGGAATCGAACGCCGCATCACGCCCGATGAAACCGTGACCCTGTCGGCAACCGGTCATTTCATCACCGAGGTAGCGCAGGATGAGGCCAGCCGCGCCGCCGTCATTTTACAGGCTTGTGTCGAGGCGTGGACTCAAGAATTGTCGGCTGATTCCGGCAACGAGCACGATCGCCCGATGATTCTGCCGATCGCGTCGCCCGCTTGCGCCGATCTGCCGATCAGCAAGTCAGCCTGA
- a CDS encoding TolC family protein yields the protein MICIPKNDRRNDRPGISLARGVLMLLAIGTMAGLTSGCSSYDWWRLKNDNAYGNTHPQEPIVKVAYAPDVRVAPTPDPNPITTPRPRTIARDPDGPIEYWDMTLDEAVQYALANAKVMRRLGGRVLSAPDTVQTRYETAIQYTDPRSGPEAALAAFDAEFATRAFFENNDRFTNNLFFGGGTTIFQQDLNIYQTELRKTAATGTQFFLRNNTEYDNNNAPANVFPSFWQTNIETEIRQPLLQGSGVLFNRIAGPDGSAGIYSGVIIARTDNDITQAEFETALRAFMSDVINSYWELHFGYRELEALKKARDRAQETWESFDALLQEDRVDSDREALAREQYFRFQQDVEVALAGRPGTATQTGSGEGGGTFRGSGGVQSAERRLRLLIGAPINDHRMIRPVESNGERPEIIFDWEAITGEALGRRPEIRRQKLTIKRREMELAAAKNFLSPRLDAVGLYRWRGFGDDLLDYNAGATAAGGTADLDNAVDSLVHGDFQEWQLGVEFSMPIGFRQGHAAVQNAELRIARERAVLREQEREIVYNLSDAIADKDRAYQTAQTSLNRYKAAYNLLRSLEEQRELGRDIDLDRLLDAQRRLADAESEFFRSMTSYEIALKNVHFEKGSLFDEFGVLLSGHEEPTAASPTHARTVPDQMLPPAPESAPEPSAEPMPTFGDAETRSSGIDRELDDEEIAPAYGP from the coding sequence GTGATCTGTATCCCGAAAAACGACCGTCGCAATGACCGTCCGGGCATCAGCCTCGCTCGCGGGGTTCTGATGCTGTTGGCAATCGGCACGATGGCCGGACTCACTTCCGGCTGCTCCTCGTACGATTGGTGGCGGCTCAAGAATGACAACGCTTACGGGAACACGCACCCGCAAGAGCCGATCGTCAAAGTCGCTTATGCGCCGGATGTGCGAGTCGCACCGACACCCGATCCGAATCCGATCACGACGCCGCGGCCCCGCACGATCGCTCGCGATCCCGACGGGCCGATCGAATATTGGGACATGACGCTCGACGAAGCCGTGCAGTATGCCTTGGCGAATGCCAAGGTCATGCGTCGGCTCGGCGGCCGTGTTCTCTCAGCCCCCGATACGGTGCAGACCCGCTACGAAACGGCCATCCAATACACCGACCCGCGAAGCGGTCCGGAAGCAGCTTTGGCCGCATTCGATGCCGAGTTTGCCACGCGGGCGTTCTTCGAAAACAACGACCGCTTCACGAACAACCTGTTCTTCGGCGGCGGCACAACGATTTTCCAGCAAGACCTTAATATCTATCAGACCGAACTGCGCAAGACCGCCGCAACGGGTACGCAGTTCTTTCTGCGAAATAACACCGAATACGACAACAACAACGCACCGGCCAACGTCTTTCCGAGCTTCTGGCAGACGAACATTGAGACCGAAATCCGTCAGCCGTTGCTCCAAGGCAGCGGCGTGTTGTTTAACCGGATTGCCGGACCGGACGGCTCAGCCGGAATTTATTCTGGTGTGATCATCGCGCGGACGGACAACGACATCACCCAAGCCGAGTTCGAAACCGCGCTCAGAGCCTTCATGAGCGACGTCATCAACAGCTATTGGGAGCTGCACTTCGGCTATCGGGAGCTGGAAGCGCTCAAGAAGGCACGTGACCGGGCTCAAGAGACTTGGGAATCGTTTGACGCGTTGCTGCAGGAAGATCGCGTCGACTCTGATCGCGAAGCACTCGCCCGCGAACAGTACTTCCGCTTTCAGCAGGACGTCGAAGTGGCGCTCGCCGGACGCCCCGGCACGGCCACTCAGACCGGTTCAGGCGAGGGGGGCGGTACGTTCCGCGGCTCAGGCGGTGTGCAATCGGCCGAGCGACGGCTTCGACTGCTGATCGGTGCCCCGATCAACGATCATCGCATGATCCGGCCGGTCGAATCGAACGGCGAACGGCCCGAAATCATCTTCGATTGGGAAGCCATCACTGGTGAGGCGCTCGGCCGACGTCCGGAAATCCGTCGACAGAAGCTGACGATCAAGCGTCGCGAAATGGAATTGGCCGCCGCGAAGAACTTTCTTTCGCCGCGTCTCGACGCCGTCGGACTGTATCGCTGGAGAGGTTTCGGCGACGACCTGCTCGATTACAACGCGGGGGCGACTGCCGCCGGGGGCACGGCCGATCTCGACAACGCCGTCGACAGTCTTGTTCACGGCGATTTCCAAGAGTGGCAACTGGGCGTCGAATTCTCGATGCCGATCGGGTTCCGCCAAGGACACGCCGCGGTGCAGAACGCCGAGTTGCGGATCGCGCGGGAACGGGCCGTACTGCGCGAGCAGGAACGCGAGATCGTCTATAACCTCAGCGACGCGATCGCCGACAAAGACCGCGCTTATCAAACGGCACAGACGAGCCTGAACCGCTATAAAGCCGCCTACAATTTGCTCCGGTCACTCGAAGAGCAGCGCGAACTTGGACGAGATATCGACCTCGACCGACTCCTCGACGCTCAGCGCCGGCTGGCCGACGCGGAATCGGAATTCTTCCGGTCGATGACCTCCTATGAGATCGCGCTTAAGAACGTGCATTTTGAGAAGGGTTCGCTGTTCGACGAATTCGGTGTCCTCCTGTCCGGACACGAGGAGCCGACGGCCGCTTCTCCAACTCATGCTAGGACCGTTCCCGATCAAATGCTGCCGCCGGCACCCGAGAGCGCCCCTGAGCCGTCAGCGGAACCCATGCCGACCTTCGGTGATGCCGAGACCCGGTCATCGGGGATCGATCGAGAGTTGGACGACGAAGAAATCGCACCGGCCTACGGACCTTAG
- a CDS encoding HlyD family efflux transporter periplasmic adaptor subunit encodes MQREAATTTTNEGDFDWPRIEDALDRLAALTDRSPDEQVFAKAITEQLATATPANSVRYWSVEKDDAVVLYQSAAPHSDALDSEAPLSSHAELVRDAAQHRRIRLVLPDTEEADAEQTSNKSKFVVALVPLYSTVGSARVIELFLNTFAGSESRVRWQEVLRSFAEIAEDYFRRGELRRLRGRVELESRLDVYAREVHASLNPKRVATAVANEGRAVVRCDRLTVVDGRTGRVLAVSGLDTFSRRSDIISRLQTLARRVARQDSMIVKNHTATQRHAADQDPDVGGDTGVDARLERAWDRYAEVSPVEELAAAPCRAASDKRAVAVLIAENFSREQSDDDGHSDQDGSEEPPPASISIDRLSALLPHAALAFSNCDEAGTGLFAVLLRRVMRLFAPSRVVLTALATAILAAAVLSLFVVEMPFRVRARGELRPVNERDIFAPRDAFIVRAIAKTGEQLAAGAAVIELESPELEVERQRVNGELQSSLERLASIRALRASGSGGADRLTEGAKLAAEESELIERVKGLQEQAEIIERERDHLRVSAPIAGTLLTWDVEQLRPGRPVVRGQRLLTLADLSGEWELELRLPDERIGDLLAAMEQAEADETQGSISIQFLLATEPEKTYDAVLTEVSLTAEAYDAEPSAVKLSAAIVGDRRPPLRPGATVVARIDCGDRPLWYVWFGDFVEAVRVKLLFW; translated from the coding sequence GTGCAACGCGAGGCGGCAACCACGACCACCAACGAGGGCGACTTCGACTGGCCGCGGATCGAAGACGCCCTCGACCGGCTGGCCGCCTTGACCGACCGCTCACCGGACGAGCAGGTCTTCGCCAAAGCGATCACGGAGCAACTTGCGACGGCAACGCCCGCGAACAGCGTGCGCTACTGGTCCGTCGAAAAAGACGACGCGGTGGTCCTATATCAGAGCGCGGCGCCTCACTCCGACGCTCTCGACTCCGAAGCCCCGCTATCATCACACGCTGAACTCGTGCGGGACGCGGCACAACATCGGCGCATCAGGCTCGTTCTGCCCGACACCGAAGAAGCTGACGCCGAACAGACGTCGAATAAGTCGAAGTTCGTCGTCGCCTTGGTTCCGCTCTATTCCACGGTCGGCTCGGCCCGCGTCATCGAATTGTTCCTTAATACCTTCGCCGGGTCGGAGTCCCGAGTTCGCTGGCAGGAAGTGCTGCGTTCGTTCGCCGAAATCGCCGAGGATTATTTTCGCCGCGGCGAACTGCGACGGCTCCGCGGGCGGGTCGAGCTAGAAAGTCGTCTCGATGTTTATGCCCGAGAAGTCCACGCATCACTGAATCCCAAGCGGGTGGCAACGGCCGTAGCCAATGAGGGGCGGGCGGTCGTGAGATGCGACCGTTTAACGGTCGTCGATGGTCGAACAGGCCGGGTGCTCGCGGTCAGCGGTCTCGACACGTTTTCCCGACGCTCCGATATCATTTCTCGGTTGCAGACACTGGCGCGGCGGGTTGCCCGTCAGGATTCGATGATCGTCAAAAATCACACAGCGACTCAGCGACACGCCGCCGACCAAGACCCAGATGTCGGCGGCGATACGGGAGTCGACGCGCGTCTCGAAAGGGCGTGGGACCGTTACGCCGAGGTCTCGCCGGTCGAAGAATTAGCTGCGGCACCCTGCCGGGCCGCGTCGGACAAGCGTGCGGTGGCGGTTTTGATTGCAGAGAATTTCTCAAGAGAGCAATCTGACGACGATGGGCATTCTGATCAAGACGGGTCGGAAGAACCTCCGCCCGCTTCGATCTCGATCGATCGGCTCAGTGCGTTACTACCTCATGCCGCGCTGGCCTTTTCCAATTGCGACGAAGCCGGAACCGGTCTGTTCGCGGTGCTGCTGCGTCGAGTCATGCGGCTGTTCGCCCCGAGTCGGGTCGTTTTAACCGCCCTCGCGACCGCGATTCTAGCCGCCGCGGTGCTCTCGCTGTTTGTCGTGGAGATGCCGTTCCGTGTCCGAGCCCGAGGCGAACTTCGCCCGGTCAACGAGCGTGACATCTTCGCTCCCCGCGACGCGTTCATCGTCAGAGCGATTGCCAAAACCGGCGAGCAACTTGCGGCCGGCGCAGCGGTCATCGAACTCGAATCGCCGGAATTAGAAGTTGAACGGCAACGCGTCAACGGCGAGTTGCAAAGTTCGCTGGAGCGTCTCGCTTCGATTCGCGCGCTGCGGGCGTCGGGATCGGGTGGTGCCGATCGTCTGACCGAAGGGGCGAAGCTGGCTGCGGAGGAGTCGGAACTCATCGAACGGGTCAAAGGACTGCAAGAGCAGGCAGAGATCATCGAACGGGAGCGGGATCATTTGCGCGTGAGCGCACCGATCGCGGGAACACTGCTCACGTGGGACGTCGAGCAGCTTCGACCGGGCCGGCCGGTCGTTCGCGGTCAGCGATTGCTCACTCTTGCCGATTTGTCCGGTGAGTGGGAACTGGAACTGCGTCTGCCCGATGAACGGATCGGCGATCTGCTCGCCGCCATGGAGCAAGCTGAAGCCGACGAAACTCAGGGTTCGATCTCTATCCAGTTCTTGCTCGCGACGGAACCGGAGAAGACCTACGACGCGGTCCTGACCGAAGTCTCGCTGACGGCCGAGGCCTACGATGCGGAACCGTCCGCCGTCAAACTGTCGGCGGCAATCGTCGGCGATCGCCGCCCGCCCCTGCGACCCGGAGCCACCGTGGTGGCCCGAATCGATTGCGGCGACAGACCCCTGTGGTACGTCTGGTTCGGCGACTTCGTCGAAGCCGTGCGGGTGAAATTGCTGTTTTGGTAG
- a CDS encoding rhomboid family intramembrane serine protease, giving the protein MRKAGEITGGELAHRFAEVALADRLNVRIEQAGEDQWTVWAIDEDERDRIAAELEAFLADPESDRYADAAEKAQQRRREAELAAKASRKRQIDLKQRWSGPLWKRCPVTVGLAAITCLVALLTFDPGEGFFNGFGRLERPVRMLLLITTYQEADRPGWIEFDGLEPIWEGQIWRVFTPMFLHFGLLHLTFNLMWLWTLGASIELRRGGLRLLLLVLTIAAISNLAEYNCSFELSTGFSFKKSVLFGGLSGVNYGLFGYLWVRAKTDPRSGFIMPQQTAVLMMIWLVICTTGAIGPIANVAHFVGLAVGAAIGAVPWLLSRLQRV; this is encoded by the coding sequence ATGCGTAAAGCCGGAGAGATTACGGGCGGTGAGTTGGCCCACCGTTTCGCCGAAGTCGCCTTGGCCGATCGGCTCAACGTTCGAATCGAGCAGGCCGGCGAGGACCAATGGACGGTCTGGGCGATTGACGAGGACGAACGCGATCGCATCGCCGCGGAACTCGAAGCGTTTCTGGCTGACCCGGAGAGTGACCGGTACGCCGATGCTGCGGAAAAAGCGCAACAGCGTCGTCGCGAAGCCGAGCTTGCCGCCAAAGCGTCTCGGAAACGTCAGATCGACCTGAAGCAGCGCTGGTCGGGGCCGTTGTGGAAACGCTGCCCGGTTACGGTCGGGCTCGCCGCCATCACCTGCCTGGTGGCCCTACTCACCTTCGATCCGGGCGAGGGATTCTTTAACGGGTTCGGACGCCTCGAACGCCCGGTTCGCATGCTGTTGCTGATCACGACCTATCAGGAAGCTGACCGCCCGGGTTGGATCGAATTTGACGGGTTGGAACCGATTTGGGAGGGCCAGATCTGGCGCGTCTTCACGCCGATGTTCCTGCACTTCGGATTACTTCACCTCACGTTTAATTTAATGTGGTTGTGGACGTTGGGGGCGTCGATCGAATTACGGCGTGGCGGGCTCCGGCTACTTCTGTTGGTCTTAACGATCGCCGCGATCTCGAATCTTGCCGAATACAATTGCTCGTTCGAACTATCGACGGGATTCAGCTTTAAAAAGAGCGTGCTGTTCGGCGGCCTGTCGGGAGTGAATTACGGACTGTTCGGCTATCTCTGGGTCCGGGCCAAGACCGATCCCCGTAGCGGATTCATCATGCCGCAACAGACCGCCGTCTTAATGATGATTTGGCTCGTCATTTGCACGACCGGGGCCATCGGGCCGATCGCCAACGTCGCCCACTTCGTGGGACTCGCCGTCGGAGCGGCGATCGGTGCCGTGCCGTGGTTGCTGAGTCGACTTCAACGAGTTTAG
- a CDS encoding NAD(P)H-dependent glycerol-3-phosphate dehydrogenase, which produces MATRRIAILGGGAMGTACATVLAENDEVRPVLWVREPELADAMQTSRRNERYLPDVPIPDVVEITSDRAAAVADVAMLVAAVPSQFLSATMKPFAELVSPECPIVSVIKGIEIGTFRRPTEILLQVLGERPVASMCGPSHAEEVGLRLPASVVVAASDDQFAAQVQQDFTTDRFRVYTNPDLVGVEFAGALKNVIAIAAGISDGLGYGDNAKSALITRGLVEIGRFGQSLGADPETFAGLAGIGDLMTTCFSRHSRNRGFGERIGRGETLQQILDSTPKVAEGVPTTRSVHELAVSRGIDLPITREIAAMLFEGKSPLEATDALMNRPVGSE; this is translated from the coding sequence ATGGCAACGCGGCGAATCGCAATTCTCGGCGGCGGGGCGATGGGCACAGCGTGCGCGACCGTGCTGGCCGAGAACGACGAAGTACGGCCCGTTCTTTGGGTGCGTGAGCCTGAACTGGCTGACGCGATGCAGACGAGCCGTCGCAACGAACGATACCTCCCCGACGTTCCCATCCCCGACGTCGTCGAGATCACATCAGACCGGGCGGCTGCCGTTGCTGATGTCGCTATGCTGGTGGCGGCGGTTCCGAGTCAGTTTCTGTCGGCCACGATGAAACCCTTCGCTGAATTGGTATCCCCGGAATGTCCGATCGTCAGCGTGATCAAAGGGATTGAGATCGGCACATTTCGGAGACCGACGGAAATCTTGCTCCAGGTGTTGGGGGAGCGTCCCGTCGCGTCGATGTGTGGCCCCAGTCACGCTGAAGAGGTCGGTTTGCGACTTCCGGCCAGCGTCGTCGTGGCTGCCAGTGACGATCAATTCGCCGCGCAGGTCCAGCAGGATTTCACGACCGATCGCTTTCGCGTTTACACCAATCCCGACTTAGTCGGCGTCGAATTTGCCGGCGCGCTCAAGAATGTGATCGCGATCGCCGCGGGCATCAGCGACGGCCTCGGATATGGAGATAACGCTAAGAGTGCGCTCATTACCCGCGGCCTCGTCGAGATCGGTCGATTCGGTCAGTCGCTGGGCGCCGATCCGGAGACGTTTGCGGGACTGGCCGGCATCGGCGATTTGATGACGACCTGCTTCAGCCGACACAGCCGGAACCGGGGTTTCGGAGAGCGGATCGGTCGCGGCGAAACATTGCAGCAGATTCTCGATTCGACACCGAAGGTCGCCGAGGGCGTTCCGACAACACGGAGCGTTCACGAACTGGCGGTCTCACGCGGCATCGACCTGCCGATCACTCGCGAAATCGCCGCGATGCTGTTCGAGGGAAAATCGCCTCTTGAGGCAACCGACGCGCTGATGAATCGCCCGGTCGGAAGTGAATAG
- a CDS encoding redoxin domain-containing protein — translation MTVPQVFPSFAARAAIMLGMAACGLQAGAADAPTPELALSFQPKHRGVDVETPAKNQLPNCKVTVERSGKLSGWIVVGPEGQVLRRFVDTNEDNVVDNWRYYNRGLEVYRDIDSNNNGKIDQFRWLNSGGTRWGIDRNEDGTIDEWRMLSPEEASKVAVEAIVAGDAAALQTVLISPEELKTLGIAEELAVEIKRSVSNAAGKMRAAAGNSKVIGPTTKWMRFDSAVPGLIPADEGKSKRDLLVYENAMAIVETNGEPGLVQVGEMIRIGEVWKLTQIPEPLGSGAVQVIAGGILMQPSATAVGGDPAPEGLSDNVRALLEQLQKLDAASPTPNDSPEKFASYNVQRAKILQGLVAAADTTAEKEQWTAQVADSLAAAVQAGQYSQGLEQLRRLEQQTRSLSEESSILPYVMYRRLLSEYSERLRGTDSEERTAVQKWWLGELKQFAEKYPEADDTTEALMQLAISKEFAGEMAEANAYYAKLAKAFPDSPAGQRARGAVRRLGLKGQVLPFSGPSLGGGNIDLASFRGKAVLILFWSTWCKPCAEDLPQIMDLYAKFRGRGFEIIGVALDDSPEPVAEYLRQKGIRWPQVYERGGFDGGPALDLGIVSLPTMILVGPDGKVVSRNISVDDLREALPEVLK, via the coding sequence ATGACTGTCCCGCAAGTATTCCCGAGCTTTGCGGCTCGCGCAGCGATCATGCTGGGTATGGCCGCGTGCGGCCTGCAAGCTGGTGCGGCCGATGCTCCGACCCCGGAACTGGCGCTGTCCTTTCAGCCGAAGCACCGGGGAGTCGATGTCGAAACTCCGGCGAAAAATCAGTTGCCCAACTGCAAGGTGACGGTCGAACGCTCGGGCAAACTGTCGGGCTGGATCGTCGTCGGTCCCGAAGGACAGGTGCTCCGCCGCTTCGTCGACACCAACGAAGACAACGTGGTCGACAACTGGCGGTATTACAACCGCGGGTTGGAGGTCTATCGCGATATCGATTCCAACAACAACGGCAAGATCGACCAATTTCGCTGGCTCAACAGCGGCGGCACCCGCTGGGGGATCGACCGCAATGAAGACGGGACGATCGACGAGTGGCGAATGCTCAGCCCGGAGGAAGCCAGCAAGGTTGCGGTCGAAGCAATTGTGGCGGGTGATGCCGCGGCGCTGCAAACCGTTCTGATCTCACCCGAAGAGTTGAAGACGCTCGGTATTGCCGAAGAGTTGGCGGTCGAAATCAAAAGGTCGGTCAGCAATGCCGCAGGCAAAATGCGAGCAGCGGCGGGCAATTCCAAAGTGATCGGACCAACCACGAAATGGATGCGGTTCGACAGCGCGGTCCCCGGTTTGATTCCCGCCGATGAAGGCAAGTCGAAACGCGACCTGCTCGTTTACGAGAATGCGATGGCGATCGTCGAGACGAACGGCGAACCCGGTTTGGTTCAGGTCGGCGAGATGATTCGTATCGGCGAAGTCTGGAAGCTCACCCAAATTCCTGAACCTCTCGGTAGCGGAGCGGTGCAGGTCATCGCGGGCGGAATTCTGATGCAGCCCTCGGCGACGGCCGTCGGCGGCGACCCGGCACCGGAAGGTCTGTCCGATAACGTTCGCGCTCTACTGGAACAACTTCAAAAGCTCGATGCGGCCAGTCCCACGCCGAATGATTCCCCGGAGAAGTTCGCTTCTTACAACGTGCAGCGGGCGAAGATTCTGCAGGGGCTTGTGGCAGCGGCCGACACCACGGCTGAAAAAGAACAGTGGACGGCACAGGTTGCCGATAGCCTCGCCGCCGCCGTGCAGGCAGGCCAATACTCGCAAGGGCTCGAACAATTGCGACGGCTCGAGCAACAAACTCGCTCCCTGTCAGAAGAGTCGTCGATCCTGCCATACGTGATGTACCGTCGGCTGCTCTCCGAATATTCTGAGCGACTGCGGGGGACGGATTCGGAAGAGCGAACCGCCGTGCAAAAATGGTGGCTCGGCGAATTGAAGCAATTTGCCGAAAAATACCCGGAAGCCGACGACACGACCGAAGCCCTGATGCAACTGGCAATCTCCAAAGAATTTGCCGGTGAAATGGCCGAAGCGAATGCCTATTACGCCAAACTGGCGAAAGCGTTTCCGGACAGCCCGGCCGGGCAACGGGCCCGCGGTGCCGTTCGCCGACTCGGTTTGAAGGGTCAGGTGCTTCCCTTCTCGGGCCCCAGCCTCGGCGGGGGTAATATCGATCTTGCGTCGTTCCGCGGGAAGGCCGTTCTGATCCTGTTCTGGTCGACCTGGTGCAAACCATGCGCTGAAGACCTCCCCCAAATTATGGACCTGTATGCGAAGTTCCGAGGTCGCGGCTTCGAAATTATCGGCGTCGCGCTCGATGATTCGCCGGAGCCGGTCGCCGAGTACCTCCGGCAGAAAGGGATTCGCTGGCCTCAAGTGTATGAGCGAGGCGGGTTCGACGGAGGACCGGCACTCGATCTCGGCATCGTGTCACTTCCGACGATGATCCTCGTCGGACCGGATGGCAAAGTCGTCAGCCGCAATATCTCGGTCGACGATCTCCGCGAGGCATTGCCGGAAGTTCTTAAGTAA